The following are encoded in a window of Bradyrhizobium guangdongense genomic DNA:
- a CDS encoding DUF2274 domain-containing protein, which produces MTKLKIAAVPDDKPVKVTAELPASVHRDLAAYAEAIARETGQRADPTKLIAPMLARFMAADRGFARLRRACQSPRDGEE; this is translated from the coding sequence ATGACGAAGCTGAAGATCGCCGCCGTCCCAGACGACAAGCCGGTGAAGGTGACCGCGGAGTTGCCTGCATCCGTCCACCGGGACCTTGCTGCGTACGCGGAGGCAATCGCGCGTGAAACGGGTCAGCGCGCCGATCCAACAAAATTGATCGCGCCGATGCTGGCGCGGTTCATGGCGGCTGACCGAGGATTCGCCCGTCTACGACGCGCGTGTCAATCGCCGAGAGATGGGGAGGAATAG
- the trbF gene encoding conjugal transfer protein TrbF — translation MIKRPLVHYGRMPEPITPYQKAAQVWDERIGSARVQAKNWRLMAFGCLILSAGLAGGLVWQSSHGSITPWVVEVDHLGQAQRVAPANFDYQPTDAQIAYHLARFIEDVRGLPADGIVLRQNWLRAYDFTTDRGAAALNDYARNNDPFAKLGKAQISVDVSSVIRASSESFRVAWTQRTYDNGSLSSTERWTAILTIVIEMPRDAERLRKNPLGVYVRAINWSKELSQ, via the coding sequence ATGATCAAACGACCATTAGTTCACTACGGGCGCATGCCCGAACCGATCACGCCTTATCAAAAAGCAGCCCAAGTTTGGGACGAACGCATTGGATCCGCCCGCGTGCAAGCCAAAAACTGGCGGCTGATGGCGTTCGGTTGTCTCATACTGTCAGCCGGTCTCGCTGGTGGGTTGGTCTGGCAATCAAGCCATGGGTCGATCACGCCCTGGGTGGTCGAAGTCGACCATCTTGGCCAAGCCCAGAGGGTTGCGCCGGCCAACTTCGACTATCAACCGACTGATGCGCAGATCGCCTACCATCTGGCGCGCTTTATCGAGGATGTCAGAGGTCTGCCGGCCGACGGCATCGTTCTACGCCAAAACTGGCTCCGGGCCTATGATTTTACGACCGATCGCGGCGCCGCTGCGCTCAACGACTACGCGCGGAACAATGACCCCTTTGCCAAGCTCGGTAAGGCGCAAATCTCCGTCGACGTCTCGAGCGTCATTCGCGCGTCGTCGGAAAGCTTTCGGGTCGCATGGACCCAGCGCACCTATGACAACGGTTCGCTGAGCTCGACCGAACGCTGGACCGCAATTCTCACCATCGTGATCGAGATGCCCCGCGATGCCGAACGCCTGCGCAAGAATCCCCTTGGCGTTTACGTCCGCGCCATCAACTGGTCAAAGGAGTTGAGTCAGTGA
- the trbK-alt gene encoding putative entry exclusion protein TrbK-alt, translating into MLVVTACTIQLRGGDEQPALPKAAQTTDATSSDLARCRSVTAEETAGYQHCRQVWAENRRRFLAKKSGAAVRGQEEPAAALAPAPKDQSRIPQGYLLPATPEASKP; encoded by the coding sequence GTGTTGGTCGTCACTGCCTGCACGATTCAGCTTCGCGGTGGTGACGAGCAGCCCGCGCTGCCGAAGGCCGCGCAGACGACAGATGCAACCAGCTCTGACCTCGCACGCTGCCGCAGCGTCACTGCGGAGGAAACGGCAGGTTATCAGCATTGCAGGCAGGTCTGGGCCGAAAACCGGCGACGCTTCTTGGCCAAGAAATCTGGTGCCGCGGTTCGTGGCCAAGAAGAACCCGCCGCTGCGTTGGCGCCGGCCCCAAAGGATCAGAGCCGGATCCCGCAGGGATATCTGCTACCGGCGACACCTGAGGCGAGCAAGCCATGA
- the trbG gene encoding P-type conjugative transfer protein TrbG yields MTKTPFDVYSKRPAPDCGIGPTWPAFLTAKRAVLFALLLGSSALGGCATYIPPEISYDAEVPPLPATPVALDDRSRPLHIPPLWKPALGGKSGGKEDAEPVSRVETANSAARVEPRKRGYFNAAQIYAYSPGALYQIYAAPGQITDIALEEGELLTGSGPIAAGDTVRWVVGDTESGSGDTRRVHILVKPTRASIETNLVVNTDRRTYLIELRSRERPYMPSVAWYYPETVRERSRSAALKPVLPDPAQRISRYSIEGDSPPWRPLAAYDDGRKVYVEFPLGIVQGEMPPLFVIGPDGKTELVNYRAYGNVLIVDRLFAAAELRLGGEHQQKVRIVRTDGRPSS; encoded by the coding sequence GTGACCAAGACGCCGTTTGACGTTTATTCGAAGCGCCCCGCCCCGGACTGCGGGATCGGTCCCACTTGGCCCGCGTTCTTGACCGCGAAGCGAGCAGTTTTGTTTGCTCTCCTGCTTGGTTCCTCGGCGCTCGGTGGGTGCGCGACCTACATTCCTCCGGAGATCAGCTATGACGCCGAAGTGCCTCCGTTACCGGCTACGCCGGTGGCTCTCGACGACAGATCGCGACCGCTTCACATTCCACCCCTCTGGAAGCCGGCTCTCGGCGGCAAGTCGGGAGGGAAGGAAGACGCTGAACCTGTGAGCCGGGTTGAGACAGCAAATAGCGCGGCCCGGGTCGAACCGCGCAAGCGAGGGTATTTCAACGCAGCGCAAATCTACGCCTACAGTCCTGGGGCGCTCTATCAGATTTACGCCGCGCCGGGGCAGATCACGGATATCGCGCTCGAGGAAGGAGAACTTTTGACGGGATCAGGGCCGATCGCGGCCGGAGATACCGTACGCTGGGTCGTGGGCGATACCGAGAGCGGGAGCGGCGACACACGGCGCGTCCATATCCTGGTCAAGCCGACCCGAGCCTCGATCGAGACCAACCTGGTGGTCAATACTGACCGGCGCACCTACCTGATTGAGCTCCGCTCTCGCGAGCGGCCGTACATGCCATCCGTTGCTTGGTACTATCCTGAGACGGTACGCGAACGGTCGCGTTCAGCTGCTCTGAAGCCCGTTCTTCCGGACCCAGCGCAGCGTATCTCCCGCTATTCCATCGAAGGCGACAGTCCTCCCTGGCGGCCGCTAGCCGCATATGACGATGGCCGCAAGGTCTACGTCGAATTCCCGCTCGGCATCGTGCAGGGCGAAATGCCTCCGCTCTTTGTCATCGGCCCAGACGGCAAGACAGAACTCGTCAACTATCGCGCCTACGGCAATGTGTTGATCGTCGATCGGCTGTTTGCGGCCGCCGAACTCCGGCTCGGCGGTGAGCACCAGCAGAAGGTCAGGATTGTCAGGACCGACGGGAGACCGTCGTCATGA
- the trbL gene encoding P-type conjugative transfer protein TrbL, whose product MTGTGIIDQFLETFTRYIDNGFGLLGSDVGYLATTLAAIDITLAALFWSWGPDEDIVARLVKKTLFVGVFAYLIGNWNSLARIVFESFAGLGLKASGASLSASDFLRPGKIAQVGLDAGRPLLDSISNLMGYISFFENFVQIVVLLFAWIVVLLAFFILAIQLFVTLIEFKLTTLAGFVLIPFGLFGKTAFAAERVLGNVISSGIKVLVLAAIVGIGSTLFSQFTAGFGGNQPTIEDAMTLVLAALSLLGLGIFGPGIANGLVSGGPQLGAGAAVGTGLAAGGIVAAGAGLAAGGVGLAGGAIAGAARGGGAVIRGASAAYRSGGLAGVAEAGSSAAMSPLRRAAAAFGGEQAGEQAASASAEGLPDWARRMKRAETIRHGASAAGHVRSGDHGGSGSSVDLSEGER is encoded by the coding sequence ATGACGGGTACGGGGATTATCGACCAATTCCTGGAAACGTTCACGCGATATATCGACAACGGCTTCGGCCTGCTCGGTAGCGACGTCGGCTATCTCGCAACGACCCTTGCCGCGATCGACATCACGCTTGCTGCGTTGTTCTGGAGTTGGGGGCCGGACGAAGACATCGTCGCGCGCCTCGTCAAGAAGACGCTCTTTGTAGGCGTCTTTGCCTATCTAATCGGTAATTGGAACAGTCTGGCACGCATCGTTTTCGAGAGCTTTGCCGGCCTTGGGCTAAAAGCATCAGGCGCAAGTCTCTCCGCGTCGGACTTCCTTCGGCCGGGAAAGATCGCTCAAGTCGGACTTGACGCTGGCCGACCGCTGCTCGATTCGATCTCCAATCTGATGGGCTACATCAGTTTCTTCGAGAATTTCGTCCAGATCGTCGTTCTCCTGTTTGCCTGGATCGTGGTGCTGCTCGCCTTCTTCATTCTGGCGATCCAACTCTTCGTCACCCTGATCGAGTTCAAACTCACGACGCTGGCCGGCTTCGTGCTCATTCCCTTTGGGTTGTTTGGCAAGACAGCCTTCGCGGCAGAGCGGGTCTTGGGCAACGTCATCTCTTCAGGGATCAAGGTCTTGGTCCTGGCCGCCATCGTCGGCATCGGCTCGACTTTGTTCTCGCAGTTCACCGCTGGCTTTGGTGGCAATCAGCCGACCATAGAAGACGCGATGACCCTGGTCCTTGCGGCGCTCTCCTTGCTTGGCCTGGGCATCTTCGGTCCTGGAATCGCCAACGGCCTGGTGTCGGGTGGGCCTCAGCTCGGTGCCGGTGCCGCGGTTGGAACAGGCCTTGCTGCCGGTGGCATTGTTGCGGCGGGCGCGGGTCTTGCCGCCGGCGGTGTTGGTCTCGCTGGCGGCGCGATTGCGGGCGCCGCGCGCGGTGGTGGCGCTGTCATAAGGGGAGCGTCAGCCGCCTATCGAAGCGGCGGCCTTGCTGGCGTCGCTGAGGCGGGCAGCTCGGCTGCCATGAGTCCATTGCGTCGTGCAGCGGCTGCCTTCGGGGGCGAGCAAGCTGGCGAGCAGGCCGCAAGCGCTTCGGCCGAAGGGCTGCCCGATTGGGCGCGCCGCATGAAGCGCGCCGAGACTATTCGGCATGGTGCCTCGGCTGCTGGTCACGTCCGCTCGGGCGATCATGGTGGCAGCGGCTCCTCCGTCGATTTGTCCGAAGGAGAGCGCTGA
- a CDS encoding LysR family transcriptional regulator, which produces MEINNIDNQQRTTGMPVIGLRLLRFAVVANDCGSLRQAAELLSIPHSVVSRSIGQLERLVGTSLFERSTAGVQPTLAGKVVVRIARMVLEQVDTLVATGRSIGRGETGHLSVGFCTSISAGNLRTTLLDFRTRFPRIELAIAERPRTLLMNALRSGTLDVLIVTSDTPSSDNKTLRVWSERVLVALPEDHPLAARDAVYWTDLRDETVLLSHHDSSREFEDLIISKFVSTDDRPKIDRHDVSRSMIKGLVSMKLGISLVMESDMGASFAGLKYRELRDGTGSSHIGFSAHWCADNENPALNRFLEMLAERYSSPSLGD; this is translated from the coding sequence ATGGAAATCAACAACATTGACAACCAGCAGCGCACGACCGGAATGCCCGTCATCGGCCTGCGCCTGCTTCGGTTTGCAGTCGTTGCCAACGACTGTGGAAGTCTTCGGCAAGCCGCTGAATTACTTTCCATTCCACATTCTGTCGTGAGCCGCTCCATTGGCCAACTCGAGCGCCTAGTCGGGACCAGCTTGTTTGAGCGGTCGACCGCGGGAGTCCAGCCAACACTTGCTGGTAAAGTAGTCGTGCGGATCGCAAGAATGGTGCTGGAGCAGGTTGATACACTCGTTGCAACCGGCAGATCAATTGGTCGTGGCGAAACTGGCCACCTTTCGGTCGGCTTCTGCACGTCGATTTCAGCAGGCAATCTGCGGACTACCCTCCTCGACTTTAGAACGAGATTTCCTCGGATCGAACTCGCTATAGCCGAACGGCCGCGCACTTTGCTTATGAACGCGCTCCGGAGCGGAACACTCGACGTTCTCATCGTTACGAGCGACACGCCATCATCGGACAACAAGACGCTCAGGGTCTGGAGCGAACGCGTCCTCGTTGCATTGCCTGAGGATCACCCTTTGGCGGCGCGCGACGCGGTTTATTGGACCGATCTTCGCGACGAAACCGTACTACTAAGCCATCACGATTCCAGCCGCGAGTTTGAAGATCTCATCATATCGAAATTTGTATCTACGGACGATCGGCCCAAGATCGACCGACACGACGTCAGCCGAAGCATGATCAAGGGTCTCGTCAGTATGAAACTAGGCATTAGCCTCGTCATGGAGTCCGATATGGGCGCGAGTTTCGCCGGACTGAAATATCGCGAACTACGGGACGGGACAGGATCAAGCCATATCGGCTTTTCTGCACACTGGTGCGCTGACAACGAGAATCCAGCCCTCAACCGCTTTCTCGAAATGCTGGCGGAGCGCTATTCCTCCCCATCTCTCGGCGATTGA
- a CDS encoding TrbI/VirB10 family protein, giving the protein MNTRNENDHEQAVPPETQAEQSESFRLRAEHPRVTRLSRKVLAGGSAVALLVIGGAVLWSLQSNRARNQAADELYSTDHHNVADGITTLPKDYAGVPRQPIPQLGPPLPGDLGRPILAAQGQSPTSGADPDQQRRDQETEAARISHLFASTNGREVRPSATAAVGSERVVPPNATSTGDDGSVQNGQDRKLAFVNASVDRRTVSPDRITRPASPYVVQAGTVIPGALITGIRSDLPGQVTAQVTENVFDTPTGRFLLVPQGARLIGIYDSQVTFGQSRVLLVWTRLIMPNGRSIVLERQPGVDAAGYAGLEDQVDNHWGELFKAAALSTFLAVGTELGAGSDTNSNDSAIIQALRHGASDSLNQTGQQVVRRSLNIQPTLTIRPGFPVRVIVNRDLRLEPYTG; this is encoded by the coding sequence ATGAACACCCGGAATGAAAACGATCACGAGCAAGCAGTTCCGCCGGAGACACAAGCGGAGCAGTCCGAAAGTTTCCGCTTGAGAGCGGAGCATCCGCGCGTGACGCGGTTGTCGCGGAAGGTCTTGGCTGGCGGGAGCGCGGTTGCCCTGCTTGTTATCGGCGGAGCAGTGTTGTGGTCACTTCAGAGCAATCGTGCTCGAAATCAGGCGGCCGATGAGCTTTACAGCACCGACCATCACAATGTTGCCGACGGCATTACGACCCTGCCGAAGGACTATGCTGGCGTTCCGCGCCAGCCAATCCCGCAGCTTGGTCCGCCGCTCCCCGGTGACCTCGGTCGACCGATCCTTGCCGCTCAAGGCCAGTCGCCGACGAGCGGCGCTGATCCGGACCAGCAGCGCCGGGATCAGGAGACCGAAGCAGCCCGCATCAGTCATCTGTTCGCTTCGACCAATGGACGAGAAGTGCGTCCGTCCGCGACTGCGGCTGTTGGAAGCGAGCGGGTCGTGCCACCGAACGCAACGAGCACCGGCGACGATGGATCTGTGCAAAACGGTCAGGACCGGAAGCTTGCCTTCGTCAACGCCTCTGTGGACCGTCGCACGGTAAGCCCTGACCGCATCACCAGGCCGGCCTCACCGTATGTCGTGCAGGCTGGGACGGTCATTCCGGGTGCCCTGATCACCGGGATCCGATCAGACCTTCCGGGCCAGGTTACAGCGCAGGTAACCGAAAATGTTTTTGATACCCCGACCGGCCGCTTTCTGCTTGTGCCTCAGGGAGCGCGTCTGATCGGCATCTACGATAGCCAGGTCACTTTCGGCCAGTCCCGCGTCCTGCTCGTCTGGACCCGGCTGATCATGCCGAACGGACGTTCTATCGTTCTCGAGCGGCAGCCTGGCGTTGACGCTGCCGGGTATGCAGGCCTCGAAGACCAGGTCGACAATCACTGGGGTGAGCTGTTCAAGGCTGCGGCCCTATCGACGTTTCTGGCGGTCGGGACCGAACTGGGTGCCGGCTCGGACACCAACAGCAACGACAGCGCAATTATCCAGGCCTTGCGACACGGCGCCTCGGACTCACTGAATCAAACCGGACAACAGGTGGTTCGGCGCAGTCTCAACATCCAGCCGACCCTGACGATCCGCCCGGGTTTTCCGGTTCGTGTCATCGTCAACCGGGATCTCCGCCTCGAGCCTTACACAGGATGA
- the trbJ gene encoding P-type conjugative transfer protein TrbJ: MRPLGLLATTAAFALLLGVTVPARALIVFDPTNYVQNVLTAARELQQVNNQITSLQNEAQMLINQARNLASLPYSSLQQLQSSIQRTQQLLAQAQRIAYDVQQIDHAFSTSYAPATSSQSNQLLISNAQSRWQNSYAATQDALRVQAGIVGNLDTNRIQTSALVTSSQGASGALQATQAGNQILALNAQQLADLTAVVTAQGRAQSLEAAQRASAQDQGREQLRRFLTPGQGYQSSNVQMFH, translated from the coding sequence ATGAGACCTCTTGGCCTATTGGCGACCACGGCCGCCTTCGCGCTGCTGCTTGGCGTCACGGTGCCTGCACGGGCGCTGATCGTCTTTGACCCCACCAACTACGTCCAGAATGTCCTGACGGCCGCGCGGGAGCTCCAGCAGGTTAATAATCAGATCACCTCGTTGCAGAACGAGGCACAGATGCTGATCAATCAGGCAAGGAATTTGGCAAGCCTGCCGTATTCATCGCTGCAGCAACTGCAATCATCGATCCAGCGGACCCAGCAATTGCTGGCCCAGGCCCAGCGGATCGCCTACGACGTTCAGCAGATTGATCATGCCTTCTCGACAAGTTACGCGCCAGCGACCAGCAGCCAATCGAACCAGTTGCTGATCTCCAACGCTCAGTCACGTTGGCAGAATTCCTATGCCGCAACGCAAGACGCGCTTCGCGTCCAGGCGGGCATTGTTGGCAACCTCGACACCAATCGCATCCAGACATCCGCGCTCGTAACGTCAAGCCAGGGTGCCAGCGGCGCGCTGCAGGCAACGCAGGCTGGCAATCAGATTCTCGCGCTGAACGCGCAGCAGCTCGCCGACCTCACCGCCGTCGTGACGGCGCAAGGTCGGGCGCAGAGCCTTGAAGCGGCTCAGCGCGCCTCGGCCCAGGATCAGGGACGAGAACAGCTTCGTCGGTTCCTGACTCCGGGACAGGGCTATCAGTCATCCAACGTACAGATGTTCCACTGA
- a CDS encoding acyl-homoserine-lactone synthase — protein sequence MIQLITEPWYGEFSHTLFAIHQLRHRVFKVRMDWDVQISGDMEVDKFDSLHPAYLAQLSDDGRVQGCVRLLPTKGPTMLRDTFPALLNGQPMPMSPQIWESSRFAIDARLDTPKGEHGIACATYELFAGMVEFGLSRHLSDIVTVTDARMERILRRAGWPLRRIGAPSKIGNTLAVAGYLDISSAALAKLRGAGGLSGPVLWAPVLRVA from the coding sequence ATGATTCAGCTCATCACGGAGCCTTGGTACGGCGAATTCTCCCATACGCTCTTTGCAATACACCAACTACGACATCGCGTCTTCAAGGTCCGGATGGACTGGGACGTTCAAATTAGCGGCGACATGGAAGTTGACAAGTTCGACTCGTTGCATCCGGCATACCTCGCCCAACTCTCGGACGACGGCCGGGTACAAGGCTGCGTCCGCCTGCTTCCAACCAAGGGACCGACGATGCTCCGCGACACATTTCCCGCGCTTCTGAATGGTCAGCCGATGCCCATGAGTCCGCAGATATGGGAAAGCAGCCGCTTTGCGATCGACGCTAGACTCGACACACCAAAAGGAGAACACGGAATAGCTTGTGCCACCTACGAGTTGTTTGCTGGCATGGTGGAATTTGGGCTTTCGCGGCATCTGAGCGATATTGTTACCGTTACCGACGCCCGAATGGAAAGGATCCTGCGGCGCGCTGGGTGGCCGCTACGTCGAATCGGCGCTCCCTCTAAGATTGGGAACACTCTCGCCGTCGCTGGATATCTGGATATCTCCAGTGCGGCGCTCGCGAAACTCCGTGGGGCAGGCGGACTTTCCGGGCCAGTGCTCTGGGCGCCTGTATTGCGCGTCGCCTAG
- a CDS encoding LuxR family transcriptional regulator — MHRIFQDFIDHLSSAEDQAELSGAMAVTAAALDLSCFAYLALPQKLDGTPRLMSTYPKEWTSHYLRSHYERIDPVIMQALRDTEPFRWGIGSTERYLSPAQKRLLDEASQYGIRLGFTVPIHDGHGPVAAVTFAGNQREAQFERFVTSNPRMLQLMAMFFHSHVRRKLASDLRVDGAALSAREFECLEWAARGKSAWDIGRILGISHHTAISYLNNAKAKLGVRTVVQAALRVAAAKREQQN; from the coding sequence ATGCATCGCATATTTCAAGACTTCATTGATCATCTTTCGAGCGCTGAAGATCAAGCAGAGCTTTCGGGAGCCATGGCCGTCACAGCCGCGGCTCTCGACCTGTCTTGCTTTGCGTACCTCGCGCTACCGCAAAAGCTCGATGGGACACCCCGTCTTATGTCGACATACCCAAAGGAGTGGACTTCACACTACCTAAGGAGCCACTACGAACGGATCGATCCGGTTATCATGCAGGCGCTACGGGACACCGAGCCGTTTCGCTGGGGAATCGGATCGACCGAACGATATCTTTCGCCGGCACAGAAGCGGTTGCTGGACGAAGCCTCCCAATATGGCATTCGGCTAGGATTCACCGTTCCTATCCATGACGGACACGGCCCCGTTGCCGCCGTCACCTTTGCCGGCAACCAACGGGAAGCTCAATTCGAACGCTTCGTCACGTCGAACCCTCGAATGCTTCAGTTGATGGCGATGTTCTTCCACTCACACGTTCGCCGCAAACTCGCGAGCGATCTTCGTGTTGATGGAGCAGCTTTGTCCGCCCGCGAGTTCGAATGTCTGGAGTGGGCCGCCCGCGGCAAGAGCGCTTGGGACATCGGACGCATTCTGGGAATATCGCATCACACTGCTATCTCTTACCTGAACAACGCGAAAGCAAAATTGGGAGTGCGAACCGTTGTTCAAGCGGCACTACGCGTGGCCGCTGCCAAACGAGAACAGCAAAACTAA
- a CDS encoding GMC family oxidoreductase, whose protein sequence is MKLSKYDYIVVGAGSAGCVLAARLSEDPNVKVLLLEAGRPSSSIFVHMPAGIRVLYTSPKHNWQFWTEPQTELNNRKIYIPRGKVVGGSSAINSMIAIRGNPQDYDSWEAQGCRGWGYENLRPYLRKIEDAAQVTSQPDQDRGYSGPIRLSYGVLQHPISKAFIESAKSAGLPENNGFNGPSQMGAGFYELTISDGKRSGAFKFLDQGKGRSNLTIMANTQVRRLAVEGTRVRGVVIDHNGREVTVSAEREVLLTSGAIGSPQLLMLSGIGPADHLRSLGIKPVLDSAGVGSNLQDHLDCAIRLEASQPITLTPYIGLFRGALAGAQYMLRGTGPGTSQGVEAGAFWGPDKTSSWPEWQAHLIVALRNPPQGERVPHGFAIRVCQLRPKSRGTLRLRSADPFVAPAIDPRFLSDESDFVSMQEGVRQMCEIIDQPALRKHIKRKLDIDPFTSTESRKKWIRARAETIYHPVGTCRMGEDRDAVVDSKLRVRGIDNLRVIDGSLMPTVISGNTNLPIMAMAEKAAELIAGK, encoded by the coding sequence ATGAAGCTCTCGAAATACGATTATATCGTTGTCGGCGCAGGATCGGCAGGATGCGTGCTCGCCGCTCGATTGAGCGAAGATCCCAACGTCAAGGTGTTGCTGCTCGAGGCCGGACGTCCCTCTTCTTCAATCTTCGTTCACATGCCGGCGGGCATTCGCGTGCTCTACACGAGTCCGAAGCATAACTGGCAATTTTGGACCGAACCGCAGACCGAACTCAACAATCGCAAGATCTATATTCCCCGTGGCAAGGTGGTGGGAGGGTCGTCCGCCATCAACTCCATGATTGCGATCCGGGGAAATCCTCAGGATTACGACTCATGGGAAGCGCAAGGCTGTCGTGGGTGGGGGTACGAAAACCTCCGCCCCTACCTTAGAAAAATCGAGGACGCCGCCCAGGTAACGTCCCAGCCCGATCAGGACCGAGGTTATTCGGGTCCGATCCGACTTTCTTATGGCGTGTTGCAGCATCCAATCTCGAAGGCATTTATTGAGAGCGCCAAGTCGGCAGGCCTCCCCGAGAACAACGGCTTCAATGGTCCGTCTCAGATGGGCGCAGGCTTCTACGAACTTACGATTTCAGACGGCAAGCGTTCAGGTGCTTTCAAGTTTCTCGACCAGGGGAAAGGACGAAGCAATCTGACCATCATGGCCAACACTCAGGTTCGGCGCCTCGCGGTCGAAGGCACGCGCGTTCGGGGTGTTGTCATTGACCACAACGGGCGTGAGGTCACCGTTTCGGCCGAACGAGAAGTCTTGCTGACTTCCGGGGCCATTGGTTCGCCGCAATTACTGATGCTGTCAGGAATTGGACCGGCCGATCACCTCCGTTCACTCGGCATCAAGCCGGTGCTCGATTCCGCCGGCGTTGGAAGCAATCTGCAAGATCATTTGGATTGCGCAATTCGATTGGAGGCGTCGCAGCCGATCACACTGACGCCGTACATCGGATTGTTCAGAGGTGCCTTGGCCGGCGCACAATATATGCTCCGAGGCACGGGGCCCGGCACCTCACAGGGGGTCGAAGCCGGAGCCTTCTGGGGGCCCGATAAAACCTCATCGTGGCCTGAGTGGCAGGCTCATCTCATCGTCGCGCTGCGAAACCCGCCGCAGGGCGAGCGCGTCCCGCACGGCTTTGCCATTCGCGTATGCCAGCTTCGTCCGAAGAGTCGTGGAACGCTGCGCCTGCGGTCGGCCGATCCCTTCGTCGCGCCGGCGATCGACCCCCGCTTTCTATCCGATGAAAGTGATTTCGTCAGCATGCAAGAAGGCGTTCGGCAGATGTGCGAGATCATCGATCAGCCGGCGCTCCGAAAACACATTAAGCGCAAACTCGATATCGATCCGTTTACCAGCACGGAATCCCGCAAAAAGTGGATACGAGCCCGCGCAGAAACGATCTACCACCCGGTCGGAACATGTCGCATGGGTGAGGATCGCGACGCCGTGGTCGATAGCAAGCTTCGGGTTCGGGGCATCGACAATCTACGCGTTATCGACGGTTCACTTATGCCGACCGTGATCAGCGGAAACACCAATCTGCCGATCATGGCTATGGCGGAGAAAGCTGCAGAGTTGATTGCCGGGAAGTGA